The following are from one region of the Halomonas qaidamensis genome:
- the speB gene encoding agmatinase codes for MPSLFGDVISTFMGVPKATDPKTTDAEVVVSGVPFDLACSGRSGTRMGPNAIRQSTANLIWEGKRWPWDFALEDRLGVCDAGNLDYAYGEPESLVDNLETHAMRWLKAGKKMLTLGGDHYISLPLLRAHARVHGPLALIHFDAHTDTYEQGTRFDHGTIFHHALKEGLVVPEHSLQIGIRTSYDRHNHPYEVLDAGWVNEHGPAAVLERIRARVGYHPAYISLDIDGLDPAYAPGTGTPVCGGMSTDLMLKVIRGMVGMELIGMDVVEVNPAYDHGDITSLAAATLGLEFLYTLAASK; via the coding sequence ATGCCAAGCCTGTTTGGTGATGTTATTTCTACCTTTATGGGCGTGCCGAAGGCCACCGATCCTAAAACGACCGATGCTGAGGTAGTGGTTAGCGGCGTGCCCTTTGATCTGGCGTGCTCTGGACGATCAGGCACCCGCATGGGGCCAAACGCCATTCGTCAAAGCACTGCTAACCTGATCTGGGAGGGCAAACGCTGGCCCTGGGACTTCGCTTTGGAAGATCGGCTAGGGGTATGCGACGCGGGCAACTTAGACTACGCCTACGGCGAGCCGGAAAGCCTAGTCGATAACCTTGAAACCCATGCGATGCGTTGGCTAAAGGCCGGTAAAAAAATGCTCACATTGGGCGGTGACCACTATATCAGCCTACCCCTGCTACGCGCTCATGCTCGGGTGCATGGCCCACTGGCACTGATCCATTTTGATGCCCATACCGACACCTATGAGCAAGGCACGCGTTTTGACCATGGCACTATTTTTCACCATGCCTTAAAAGAGGGGTTAGTAGTGCCGGAGCACTCGCTACAAATTGGTATTCGCACCAGCTACGACCGCCATAACCACCCTTATGAAGTGCTAGATGCTGGCTGGGTAAATGAACACGGCCCTGCCGCTGTCCTGGAACGCATCCGTGCCCGTGTTGGCTATCATCCGGCTTATATCAGCCTGGACATTGATGGCTTAGACCCTGCCTACGCGCCAGGAACCGGGACACCGGTATGTGGCGGCATGTCTACCGACCTAATGCTAAAAGTGATCCGCGGCATGGTCGGCATGGAGTTAATTGGCATGGATGTGGTTGAAGTAAACCCCGCTTACGACCATGGCGATATCACGTCACTCGCTGCAGCCACCCTGGGGCTAGAGTTTTTATATACGCTGGCCGCGTCTAAATAG
- a CDS encoding NAD(P)/FAD-dependent oxidoreductase: protein MHKPLLLNRRELLKVGTGLGISSLLPFSAVSANTLQTQAHIVILGGGAAGMAMANRLATRLEGGTITLVEPRSTHHYQPGWTLVASGVWQPDKTMRPNAQFVPRGVKWVREYAASIDADNKRVGLANGATLDYEYLVVATGIQLNYHLIEGMSPSLVGQHGIGSVYASIEGATRTNQAIQTWLDSGQGKGIFTAAPTPVKCAGAPLKMTFTTLSRLEASGRRDAFEVDFMAPGDALFSQPWVNEFVKQRFDEQGVNRRHHYRLSAIDPQAKQAEFTFVGPDSEFTSHHQLREAEFRRDNQPTVIADYDFIHVVPPMSAHDFVKQSALIAQDGPFRGEWLDVDIYTMQHNRYPEVFGIGDVIGAPINKTAASVKAQAPVVEANLIAVMQGNPLPARHTGYTSCPMITGIGKAMLVEFGYEDNFAFMPSFPFIDPTDESWVTWVMKDRMLQPAYYAVLEGQA from the coding sequence ATGCATAAGCCACTATTGCTGAACCGTCGAGAGCTACTGAAAGTAGGTACTGGACTAGGGATCAGCAGCCTTCTTCCTTTTAGCGCAGTCTCTGCTAATACCCTACAAACCCAGGCTCACATCGTCATTCTTGGCGGCGGCGCGGCGGGCATGGCAATGGCTAATCGACTAGCCACACGGCTCGAAGGAGGAACCATTACACTGGTTGAACCGCGCAGCACACACCATTATCAACCAGGCTGGACACTGGTTGCCTCGGGCGTTTGGCAGCCTGATAAAACCATGCGCCCTAATGCTCAGTTTGTGCCGCGAGGAGTGAAGTGGGTGCGCGAATACGCAGCCAGCATTGATGCCGATAATAAACGAGTCGGCCTTGCCAATGGTGCAACACTAGACTACGAATACCTAGTGGTGGCTACGGGCATTCAACTCAACTATCACCTGATCGAAGGCATGTCGCCATCGTTAGTAGGTCAACATGGAATTGGCAGTGTCTACGCCAGCATTGAGGGTGCTACGCGCACCAATCAAGCTATTCAGACATGGTTAGATAGCGGCCAGGGCAAAGGCATTTTTACCGCGGCCCCCACGCCGGTTAAGTGTGCTGGCGCACCGCTTAAAATGACCTTTACGACGTTAAGTCGCTTGGAAGCTTCGGGGCGGCGCGACGCCTTTGAGGTAGACTTTATGGCACCTGGCGACGCCCTGTTTTCTCAGCCTTGGGTTAATGAATTCGTTAAACAGCGCTTTGACGAGCAAGGTGTCAATAGGCGGCATCACTATCGCCTTTCCGCCATTGATCCTCAGGCCAAGCAGGCTGAGTTCACCTTTGTTGGCCCTGACAGCGAATTCACCTCGCATCACCAGCTTCGCGAAGCTGAGTTCAGACGCGATAACCAACCCACGGTGATTGCGGACTATGATTTTATTCACGTAGTGCCGCCGATGAGTGCTCACGACTTCGTCAAGCAGAGTGCGCTTATCGCTCAAGACGGCCCATTCAGAGGCGAATGGTTAGATGTCGACATCTACACCATGCAGCACAACCGCTATCCCGAAGTGTTTGGTATTGGCGATGTCATCGGCGCACCGATTAATAAAACGGCTGCTAGCGTTAAGGCCCAAGCGCCTGTAGTAGAAGCCAACCTGATTGCTGTCATGCAAGGAAACCCGCTACCCGCCCGTCATACCGGCTACACCTCATGCCCCATGATTACCGGCATTGGCAAGGCTATGCTGGTGGAGTTTGGTTATGAAGACAACTTCGCCTTTATGCCGTCTTTCCCGTTTATTGATCCTACTGACGAGTCTTGGGTTACCTGGGTAATGAAAGATCGCATGCTTCAACCCGCTTATTACGCCGTTCTTGAAGGCCAAGCTTAA
- a CDS encoding DUF5368 family protein, with the protein MTLTGIITILMYALAPFIWLMLAAAVIIVGLHLFAYLRGYQITHHRSVLALLLAGLVGLTAFVWVPWFTHSTLDYVATVVDWVALTSAAIATFIVALIVLHPLSYLISDRRTD; encoded by the coding sequence ATGACCCTTACCGGCATCATTACGATTTTAATGTACGCGCTCGCCCCCTTCATTTGGCTAATGTTAGCAGCCGCTGTGATTATCGTTGGCCTACACCTTTTCGCTTATCTGCGTGGCTACCAAATCACCCATCACCGTAGCGTGCTTGCTCTACTATTGGCCGGACTGGTCGGGCTAACAGCCTTTGTTTGGGTGCCCTGGTTTACTCACTCTACGCTGGATTACGTCGCGACAGTGGTTGACTGGGTGGCGTTGACAAGCGCCGCAATCGCAACCTTTATTGTTGCCTTGATAGTCTTACACCCTTTGAGCTATTTAATCAGTGATCGGCGTACAGATTGA
- a CDS encoding O-acetylhomoserine aminocarboxypropyltransferase/cysteine synthase family protein — MKPETIALHHGYAPDSQNAVAVPIHQTTSFSFDNAQHAADLFDLKVEGNIYSRIMNPTCAVLEQRVAALEGGIAGLAVASGMAAITYAIQTIAEAGDNIVSISELYGGTYNLFAHTLPRQGIQVRFADKDDIDGLEALIDERTKAVFCESIGNPSGGVVDLQKLADAAHRHGVPVIVDNTTATPFLCRPIEHGADIVVHSATKYIGGHGTTVGGVIVDSGKFPWAENASRFPLLNEPDISYHGVSYTRDVGDAAFIARARVVPLRNMGAALSAQAAWNLLQGLETLSLRIERICANALAVAKHLESHPLVTWVHYAGLENHPDHALAKRYMNGHASGILSFGIEGGQAAGERFYDALALILRLVNIGDAKSCSSIPASTTHRQLNEQELKAAGVTPDMVRLSIGIEHIDDLLADIDQALAASQG; from the coding sequence ATGAAGCCTGAAACCATTGCTCTTCACCATGGCTATGCGCCTGATTCACAAAATGCTGTTGCTGTGCCGATCCATCAGACCACGTCATTCTCATTTGATAACGCCCAGCACGCAGCGGATCTGTTTGATCTAAAAGTGGAAGGAAATATTTACTCGCGCATTATGAACCCAACCTGCGCCGTACTGGAGCAGCGGGTGGCCGCATTGGAAGGCGGCATTGCGGGGTTGGCAGTGGCCTCTGGGATGGCTGCGATTACCTATGCGATCCAAACCATTGCTGAAGCGGGCGATAATATTGTCTCGATTAGTGAGCTGTATGGCGGCACGTACAACTTGTTTGCCCACACCTTGCCACGCCAAGGCATTCAAGTCAGGTTTGCCGATAAAGATGATATCGACGGCCTTGAAGCGCTGATTGACGAGCGTACCAAAGCAGTGTTTTGCGAGAGTATCGGTAACCCATCTGGTGGCGTGGTAGACCTGCAAAAGTTGGCTGACGCAGCCCACCGTCATGGGGTGCCGGTGATTGTGGATAACACCACCGCAACGCCGTTTCTATGTCGCCCCATCGAACACGGAGCAGATATTGTCGTTCACTCGGCCACCAAATATATTGGTGGCCACGGCACTACTGTCGGTGGTGTGATTGTCGACTCAGGTAAGTTCCCTTGGGCGGAAAATGCCAGCCGTTTCCCGCTACTAAACGAGCCGGATATCTCCTATCACGGCGTTAGCTATACTCGCGATGTGGGCGACGCCGCCTTTATTGCCCGTGCTCGCGTGGTACCGCTACGCAACATGGGCGCGGCGCTTTCGGCTCAAGCGGCCTGGAACCTGCTGCAGGGGCTGGAAACGCTGTCGCTGCGGATTGAACGCATTTGTGCCAATGCGTTAGCCGTTGCCAAGCATTTGGAAAGCCATCCGTTAGTCACCTGGGTGCACTACGCAGGTTTGGAAAACCACCCTGACCATGCATTAGCTAAGCGCTATATGAACGGCCATGCCTCGGGGATTCTTAGCTTTGGCATTGAAGGCGGCCAGGCCGCAGGTGAGCGCTTCTACGATGCTCTGGCGCTGATTCTGCGTTTGGTTAATATCGGCGACGCCAAGAGCTGCTCTTCGATTCCAGCATCTACCACCCACCGCCAATTAAACGAGCAGGAGTTAAAGGCTGCTGGCGTCACGCCGGATATGGTGCGCTTATCGATTGGCATTGAGCATATCGATGATTTGCTGGCAGACATTGACCAAGCGCTAGCGGCTTCTCAGGGCTAA
- a CDS encoding universal stress protein, with the protein MFDSILVPVDGSEHAKQAVDVACHLLKKEGLSKVYLLHVPEVLGYKTTMVWGLGVVNPESTLAEREQAGETLLEKASVFATQAGAPQVERLLVSGDPARVILDVAKANSVDAIVMGSRGLSDLGSVMIGSVSHKVSHAAKCSVITVRN; encoded by the coding sequence ATGTTTGATTCAATTCTAGTGCCGGTCGATGGCTCTGAACATGCCAAGCAAGCGGTTGACGTTGCTTGTCATTTGCTGAAAAAAGAAGGGTTGTCAAAAGTATATTTGCTGCATGTGCCTGAAGTGCTCGGCTACAAAACTACGATGGTCTGGGGATTAGGCGTGGTAAATCCTGAGTCGACCTTAGCAGAGCGCGAACAAGCAGGTGAAACACTGTTAGAAAAAGCCTCTGTCTTTGCCACTCAAGCAGGTGCGCCCCAGGTTGAACGGCTATTGGTTAGCGGTGATCCCGCCAGAGTAATTTTAGACGTAGCCAAGGCCAATAGCGTTGATGCGATCGTGATGGGCAGTCGAGGGCTTAGTGACCTAGGGAGTGTCATGATCGGCAGTGTTTCACACAAAGTTAGCCATGCCGCCAAGTGCTCAGTGATTACCGTGAGAAATTAA
- a CDS encoding LysR family transcriptional regulator, whose protein sequence is MELRHLRYFCVVAEELNLTCAAERLHMSQPPLSRQIKQLEQEVGTVLFERSSRGLRLTPAGTFFQQHALQILEKVEVTIDATRRMARSQRTLFGVGFVPSVFYGQLPMLVRDLRKRENIELSLAEMTTVQQIQALKAGRIDIGFGRLRIDDPDVEQEILFNEPLIAALPTGHPLEGTSPTCEELASNPLIIFPAKPRPSMADVVLGIFRRQRLKIDVVQEANELQTALSLVASGIGITLVPEQVKRVQREGVSYVTLADKSITTPVVCSRRRGDKPSPIMEEANAILKVLVDNRRSGRYP, encoded by the coding sequence ATGGAACTGCGCCACTTACGCTACTTTTGCGTCGTTGCTGAAGAGCTGAACCTCACCTGTGCCGCTGAACGCCTGCATATGTCGCAACCTCCTTTATCTCGCCAAATTAAACAGTTGGAACAAGAAGTTGGCACTGTGCTGTTTGAACGTAGCTCTCGGGGCTTACGCCTAACGCCCGCCGGTACTTTTTTCCAGCAACATGCACTGCAAATATTAGAAAAAGTAGAAGTTACTATCGACGCCACTCGGCGTATGGCGCGCAGCCAAAGAACACTCTTCGGTGTGGGCTTTGTTCCTTCTGTCTTTTATGGCCAACTGCCGATGCTAGTCCGTGACCTAAGAAAACGGGAAAATATCGAGCTATCGCTGGCAGAGATGACAACGGTCCAGCAAATCCAAGCACTTAAAGCAGGGCGTATTGATATTGGCTTTGGAAGGCTACGCATTGATGATCCTGATGTTGAGCAAGAGATCCTGTTTAACGAGCCTTTAATAGCAGCACTCCCAACAGGCCACCCGTTAGAGGGCACGTCACCTACTTGTGAAGAGCTCGCCAGCAACCCACTGATTATTTTTCCTGCTAAACCACGCCCTAGCATGGCAGACGTGGTGCTGGGTATCTTTCGTCGTCAGCGGTTAAAAATCGATGTGGTGCAAGAAGCCAATGAGCTGCAAACGGCGCTGAGCCTTGTGGCTTCGGGGATTGGTATTACCCTGGTGCCTGAACAAGTTAAACGGGTTCAACGTGAAGGTGTTTCCTACGTAACGCTTGCCGATAAGAGCATCACGACGCCTGTGGTATGTAGCCGTCGACGGGGCGACAAACCATCACCCATCATGGAAGAGGCAAACGCAATTCTAAAGGTGCTTGTGGACAATCGTCGCTCAGGGCGTTACCCCTAA
- a CDS encoding benzoate/H(+) symporter BenE family transporter, which yields MKHIEKGVSLRHAPRDFLRDLNVDNASTGLVAGILGLSVGVVHISAGTAAGLDSSFIMIWVISYLMINGLFGLVMPAYYRLPIPMANSIPGALMFAAVIPVVGLEAALGASLIAGAIALVAGLTGVMGIVMRLIPMPIVMGMVAGMLLSFGLNMVRPLENAIVPASIMILAFFISARLFRKIPPLIVAMLAGILYLIATGVDLSGIEATIRFPEFIVPHFTLSAFLTYGLPLAIILVGMETPAGVGLVKGMGYKEVPANGITAVGGFGTMVSAFFNLHSTCIAAPMTGICSSPEAGTHDKRWVAAVVAAAIFVVAAPFYGYVVSLLEATPRYFIAIIAGLALMRVITSSMSIAFAGKKHEIGALFAFLIAASGLQILGIGATFWALVLGVIVSAIFETKDFEFIFARNVLEKTG from the coding sequence GTGAAACATATAGAGAAAGGCGTTAGCCTCAGGCACGCGCCCCGTGATTTCCTGCGCGACCTGAATGTTGATAATGCCAGTACCGGTTTGGTCGCCGGTATTTTAGGCCTTAGCGTTGGCGTCGTTCATATCAGTGCGGGCACTGCTGCTGGACTAGACTCTTCGTTTATTATGATCTGGGTGATCAGTTACCTGATGATCAACGGGCTATTTGGTTTGGTGATGCCCGCTTATTATCGGCTGCCCATTCCAATGGCTAACTCTATTCCAGGGGCGCTAATGTTCGCCGCCGTTATTCCCGTGGTGGGATTAGAAGCGGCGTTAGGAGCCAGCCTAATTGCGGGGGCGATTGCGCTGGTGGCGGGCCTAACGGGGGTGATGGGGATTGTGATGCGCTTAATCCCCATGCCAATCGTGATGGGTATGGTGGCAGGTATGCTACTGAGCTTTGGACTCAATATGGTACGCCCGCTGGAGAACGCGATAGTGCCAGCCTCGATTATGATTCTGGCATTTTTCATTTCCGCACGGCTATTTCGTAAAATTCCCCCTCTGATCGTGGCCATGCTCGCAGGTATTCTTTACCTGATAGCGACAGGCGTTGACCTATCAGGTATCGAAGCGACGATCCGTTTTCCGGAGTTTATTGTTCCCCACTTCACCCTAAGTGCTTTTCTCACTTATGGCCTGCCGTTGGCGATTATTCTAGTCGGTATGGAAACCCCTGCGGGCGTGGGCTTGGTGAAAGGAATGGGCTACAAAGAGGTGCCTGCCAACGGCATTACTGCCGTGGGTGGCTTTGGCACCATGGTATCGGCGTTTTTTAACCTGCACAGTACCTGCATTGCCGCACCAATGACCGGAATCTGCTCGTCCCCCGAGGCAGGTACCCATGATAAGCGCTGGGTCGCGGCAGTGGTGGCGGCGGCTATCTTTGTGGTGGCAGCGCCCTTTTACGGCTATGTCGTCAGCCTGCTGGAAGCGACACCGCGCTATTTTATCGCGATTATTGCTGGGCTTGCGCTGATGCGCGTCATTACCTCCTCAATGTCGATTGCCTTTGCTGGTAAAAAGCATGAAATAGGCGCGCTGTTCGCCTTTCTGATTGCGGCTTCTGGCCTGCAAATTCTGGGCATTGGCGCCACGTTCTGGGCGCTGGTGTTAGGTGTCATTGTTTCAGCGATTTTTGAAACAAAAGACTTTGAATTTATCTTCGCTCGCAACGTGTTGGAAAAGACAGGCTAA
- the benD gene encoding benzoate diol dehydrogenase BenD, with amino-acid sequence MSSQCLNRLRFQDRVMVITGAAQGIGRRLAERAAAEGARLVLVDRADLIHEVVDQLSGQGRQVVGVQTDLETWAGAEQTMQVAYKQFGRIDILINNVGGAINFKPFTEFTDEQIAAEINRSLMPTLWCCRAALPMMVAQGSGVIVNVSSAATRGIHRIPYSAAKGGVNAMTASLAFEYAEHGIRVVATAPGGTEAPPRRISRGTPEPTSETEKAWFQAHIDQTKQSCLMGRYGTLDEMVAPILFLASDDASYITGSVLPVAGGDLG; translated from the coding sequence ATGAGTAGCCAGTGTCTTAACCGTTTACGCTTTCAAGATCGCGTCATGGTGATCACTGGCGCAGCCCAAGGGATCGGGCGGCGTCTTGCTGAGCGCGCTGCGGCGGAAGGCGCGCGTTTGGTTCTGGTAGACCGCGCTGACCTCATTCACGAAGTTGTCGACCAGCTAAGCGGGCAGGGGCGTCAGGTCGTTGGTGTGCAAACGGACCTAGAGACATGGGCTGGTGCTGAGCAAACAATGCAGGTGGCATATAAGCAGTTTGGGCGTATCGATATTTTAATCAATAACGTGGGCGGTGCGATTAATTTTAAACCGTTCACTGAATTTACGGACGAGCAAATAGCCGCCGAGATCAATCGCTCTTTAATGCCTACGCTATGGTGCTGTCGGGCGGCGCTTCCCATGATGGTGGCACAGGGTAGCGGCGTGATTGTTAACGTCTCCTCCGCTGCCACCCGTGGTATTCACCGCATTCCTTATTCGGCGGCGAAAGGTGGGGTTAACGCAATGACCGCTTCGCTGGCATTTGAGTACGCCGAGCATGGCATTCGCGTCGTTGCGACAGCCCCTGGCGGCACTGAAGCGCCACCACGGCGTATTTCACGGGGCACACCAGAGCCGACCAGCGAGACAGAAAAAGCTTGGTTTCAAGCGCACATTGATCAAACCAAGCAGAGTTGCCTAATGGGTCGTTATGGCACGTTGGATGAAATGGTCGCCCCCATTTTATTCCTTGCGTCTGACGACGCCAGCTACATCACCGGCAGCGTATTACCCGTTGCAGGTGGTGATCTCGGATAA
- the benC gene encoding benzoate 1,2-dioxygenase electron transfer component BenC: protein MSYTIALNFEDGVTRFIGCKEGETVLDAAYRQKVNLPMDCSDGVCGTCKGYCEQGQFDMGDEYLEEALSDEEVAEGQVLTCQMVPSSDCVIQVPVASTLCKTQVGSVEGTVAAVESLSEDSIELVVDLDNADGLTFLPGQYIHIDVPGTEVHRSYSFSSLPGDKRATFLIRNIPNGVMSGYLTERAKVGDRLKLTGPLGSFYLREVTRPVLMLAGGTGLAPFLSMLAQLVQKECDAPIHMVYGVNKDDHLVKTDALDAFKEALPNFSYSTVVVDDASEHPRKGYVTHHMDAGVLHDGDIDVYLCGPPPMVDAVLNHFDTEGITPQSFHYEKFTPNQVGERA, encoded by the coding sequence ATGAGCTATACCATTGCCCTCAACTTTGAAGACGGCGTGACCCGTTTTATCGGTTGTAAAGAAGGGGAAACCGTTCTTGATGCTGCGTATCGGCAAAAAGTTAACCTGCCGATGGACTGCTCTGACGGGGTATGTGGCACCTGCAAGGGATATTGCGAACAGGGCCAATTTGACATGGGTGACGAGTACCTAGAAGAGGCACTTTCGGACGAGGAGGTGGCTGAAGGACAGGTGCTAACATGCCAAATGGTGCCCTCATCAGACTGCGTTATCCAAGTGCCGGTGGCCTCGACACTGTGTAAAACCCAGGTAGGCAGCGTTGAGGGCACGGTCGCAGCAGTCGAGTCGCTCTCTGAAGATAGCATTGAGCTTGTCGTTGATCTGGATAACGCCGACGGTCTGACCTTCCTACCCGGACAATATATCCATATTGATGTGCCAGGCACTGAGGTGCATCGCTCTTACTCATTTAGCTCACTGCCTGGCGATAAACGAGCCACTTTCCTTATCCGTAATATCCCTAACGGGGTGATGAGCGGTTACTTAACCGAACGGGCAAAGGTGGGTGATCGGCTTAAGCTGACTGGCCCGCTGGGTAGTTTCTACCTGCGCGAGGTGACCCGGCCGGTGCTGATGTTGGCAGGCGGTACTGGGTTAGCACCGTTCTTATCGATGCTGGCGCAGTTGGTACAAAAAGAGTGCGACGCACCGATCCATATGGTCTACGGCGTCAATAAAGATGATCACCTAGTGAAAACCGATGCGTTAGATGCCTTTAAGGAAGCGTTGCCGAATTTTAGCTACTCAACGGTCGTGGTTGACGACGCCAGCGAGCATCCGCGGAAGGGATATGTCACCCACCACATGGATGCGGGCGTTCTGCACGATGGTGATATTGATGTCTACCTTTGCGGCCCGCCCCCCATGGTGGATGCGGTACTTAACCATTTTGATACCGAAGGTATTACGCCGCAGAGCTTCCACTACGAGAAGTTCACTCCGAATCAAGTGGGAGAGCGCGCATGA
- the benB gene encoding benzoate 1,2-dioxygenase small subunit — protein sequence MSITYHDLQAFLYREARLLDDREWDEWLACYHKDAEFWMPAWDDDDQLTRDPHSEISLIYYANREGLEDRVYRIKTERSGASTPEPRTTHQISNLEILSQEGDKVELRFNWHTLSHRYKVTDSFFGAAFYTLDVSGETPLITRKVVQLNNDYIQQVIDVYHI from the coding sequence ATGAGCATTACCTATCACGACCTTCAAGCCTTCCTGTACCGCGAAGCCCGTTTACTGGACGACCGCGAGTGGGACGAATGGTTGGCCTGCTACCACAAAGACGCTGAGTTTTGGATGCCCGCTTGGGATGACGACGACCAGTTGACCCGTGACCCACACAGTGAAATTTCACTGATCTACTACGCCAATCGTGAAGGGCTGGAAGACCGGGTTTATCGGATTAAGACCGAGCGTAGCGGTGCAAGCACACCTGAGCCACGCACCACCCACCAAATTAGCAACCTCGAAATACTTTCCCAAGAGGGCGATAAGGTGGAGCTGCGCTTTAACTGGCACACGCTTAGCCACCGCTACAAAGTCACCGACAGCTTTTTCGGGGCAGCGTTTTACACCCTGGATGTGTCGGGTGAAACACCGCTCATCACAAGAAAAGTCGTACAGCTGAACAACGACTATATCCAGCAGGTCATCGACGTTTACCACATTTGA
- a CDS encoding Rieske 2Fe-2S domain-containing protein, with protein MTTKLDQLEARVRGAVQDEPENGVFRCHRSMFTDPEFFELELKHIFEGNWLFLAHESQIAEPGDYMTVTMGRQPVIITRDKQGELHGLINACAHRGATLCRRKRGNKGTFTCPFHGWTFKNDGKLLKAKNEKVGAYPDSFKEDGSHDLKRLPRFENYKGFLFGSLSADVQPLEQHLGETTKIIDNIVDQAPEGLEILRGTSSYTYSGNWKLQAENGADGYHVSSVHWNYASTMERRNYDAGGTKAVDADGWSKSKGGFYSYKNGHMMLWTRLLNPEVRPVYQQKEWIQEQLGDARADSIVNQTRNLCLYPNVYLMDQFSTQIRVLRPIDVNKTEVTIYCFAPKGESAENRAVRIRQYEDFFNVSGMGTPDDLEEFRACQEGYNGALAEWNDLSRGAKQWVEGADENAQAIDMKPLLSGASPEDEGLYVLHHKHWVDEMLRAIDKERSQFIATASA; from the coding sequence ATGACCACGAAGCTTGATCAGCTCGAAGCCCGCGTGCGCGGTGCCGTACAAGACGAACCAGAGAACGGTGTTTTTCGCTGCCATCGCAGTATGTTTACTGACCCTGAGTTCTTTGAACTCGAGCTAAAGCATATCTTTGAAGGCAACTGGCTGTTTTTGGCCCACGAAAGCCAAATCGCTGAGCCGGGCGACTACATGACCGTCACTATGGGCCGCCAGCCGGTGATTATCACCCGTGACAAACAGGGCGAGCTACATGGACTGATTAATGCCTGTGCTCACCGTGGCGCGACGCTGTGTCGCCGCAAGCGCGGCAACAAAGGCACCTTTACCTGCCCGTTCCACGGCTGGACGTTTAAGAACGACGGCAAGTTACTGAAAGCCAAAAACGAGAAGGTCGGTGCCTACCCCGACTCTTTTAAAGAAGATGGCTCCCATGACCTGAAACGCCTGCCTCGCTTTGAAAACTACAAAGGCTTCCTGTTCGGCAGTTTGAGTGCGGATGTTCAGCCTCTTGAGCAACATCTGGGCGAAACCACCAAGATTATCGATAACATCGTTGATCAAGCACCGGAAGGCTTGGAAATTCTGCGTGGCACATCCTCTTACACCTATTCAGGAAACTGGAAACTCCAGGCTGAAAACGGTGCCGATGGCTACCACGTAAGCTCAGTGCACTGGAACTATGCCTCCACCATGGAGCGTCGTAACTACGATGCAGGCGGCACCAAAGCGGTGGACGCTGATGGCTGGTCGAAGAGTAAAGGCGGTTTCTACTCTTACAAAAATGGCCACATGATGCTGTGGACACGTCTGCTTAATCCTGAAGTGCGCCCGGTCTATCAGCAAAAAGAGTGGATTCAGGAGCAGCTGGGCGACGCCCGTGCAGATTCCATCGTTAACCAAACGCGTAACCTGTGTCTCTACCCTAACGTCTACCTGATGGATCAGTTCTCCACGCAAATTCGCGTGTTGCGACCCATCGACGTTAACAAAACCGAAGTCACCATCTACTGCTTCGCTCCTAAAGGCGAGTCGGCTGAAAACCGCGCCGTGCGTATCCGCCAGTATGAAGACTTCTTTAACGTCTCTGGTATGGGCACCCCGGATGATCTTGAAGAGTTCCGCGCTTGCCAAGAAGGCTACAACGGTGCGTTAGCGGAATGGAATGACCTCTCTCGCGGCGCGAAACAGTGGGTTGAAGGGGCTGACGAAAATGCCCAGGCAATCGATATGAAACCACTGCTGAGTGGCGCTTCCCCCGAAGATGAAGGCCTCTACGTGTTGCACCACAAACACTGGGTCGACGAAATGTTGCGCGCAATTGATAAAGAGCGCAGTCAGTTCATTGCCACCGCATCCGCCTAA